The window GACAAACTCGCCTCCGGCACCGGCCCGTTCGCGGTCGACGCCGAGCGGGCGTCGGGTTTCCGGTACTCCAACCGGGCCTACCTGATCCAGATAAGGCGCACCGGGGCGGGCACGGTGCTCATCGACCCGGTGAACCACGGCGGCAGTCCCATCGACGTGCTCAAGCCGGTCGCCGACGTGCTGGCAGAAGACGAGTGGATTCTGCACGCCGCCGACCAGGACCTGCCCTGCCTGGCCGAGGTGGGCCTGCGGCCCCCGTCGCTGTATGACACCGAGCTGGCCGGCCGGCTGGCCGGCTTCGAACGGGTCAACCTCGCCGCGATGGTGCAGCGCCTGCTCGGGCTGGGCCTGGCCAAGGGGCACGGCGCCGCCGACTGGTCCAAGCGCCCGCTGCCGCCGGCCTGGCTGAACTACGCCGCCCTGGACGTCGAGGTGCTGATCGCGTTGCGCGAGTCGGTCGCCGGCGTGCTGGGCCAGCAGGACAAAAGCCATTGGGCTGCTGAGGAATTCGAGTATCTGCGGCGCGCCGAGGCGCAGATCACGCGGCGCGACCGGTGGCGGCGCACCTCGGGCATCCACAAGGTCCGCACCCGCCGGGGGCTGGCCGCGGTGCGCGAGTTGTGGACGGTCCGCGATCAGATCGCGCGGCGCCGGGATATCGCGCCGGGCCGCATCCTGCCGGACTCGGCGATCGTCGCCGCGGCGCTGGCCGACCCCAAGACCGTCGAGGAACTGACCAAGCTGCCGATCTTCGGCGGCACCAAGCAGCGCCGCAGCGCGCAGGTGTGGATGACCGCCCTCGAGGCGGCGCGCACCAATCCCGAGCCGCCCGACACCAACGAACCCCAGAACGGCCCGCCGCCGGCGGTGCGCTGGGCCAAGCGCAAACCCGAGGCCACCGCCCGGCTCGACGCCGCGCGCGCCGCGCTGGCCGAACTGTCGGCGCGCGTCTCCGTGCCGACCGAGAACCTGGTCTCCCCCGATTTGGTGCGCCGGCTGTGCTGGGACTGGGTGGGCGGCGATCAGGCCACCGTGGATGCGTTCCTGCGCGAGGGCGGAGCGCGCTCGTGGCAGCGAAACCTGGTGGTCCCGGTCCTCGCCCAGGCACTCACTACTCCCGGCGAGCAGACGTAAAAGTCCGCGACACGCCGGCAAGCCGGGGACTTTTGCGTCTGCTGGCGAGGGTTAGTCGACCTGCTCGCTGACCGACTCGTCGAGTGAGCCCAGCGCGGCGACCCAGCCGGTCACCTGACGGGCGATGTTCTGCTCGGTGAGACCCACCTCTTCGAGCACTTCGCCGCGCGCGGCGTGGTCCAGGAACTGTTGCGGCACACCGATATCGCGGCACGGCACGTCGATCTCGGCCGCGCGCAGCACCGCCGAGACGGACGACCCGACACCGCCGCGAACACCGTTGTCCTCCACGGTCACGACCAGCTTGTGCGCCTTGGCAAGGGGGTGCAGCGCGGCCGGCACCGGAATCACCCAGCGCGGGTCGACCACCGTCACGCCGATGCCCTGATTGCGCAGCCGCTCGGCCACCCTGAGTGCCATCGAGGTGAACGAGCCCACCGCGACCAGCAGCACGTCGTTGCCGAGCCCGTCAGCGGGACGGGCCAGGACATCCACCCCGGAAACCCGCTCGAGAGCCGGAATGTCGTTACCGACAGCCCCTTTCGGGAACCGGATCGCCGTCGGGCCGTCGTTGACGTCGAGCGCCTCGCCGAGCTCCTCGCGCAGCCGGGCGCCGTCGCGCGGTGCGGCGACCCGGATGCCGGGAACGATGTTGAGCACCGACAGGTCCCACATGCCGTTGTGGCTGGCGCCGTCGTTGCCGGTGACTCCGGCGCGGTCGAGCACCATGGTGACCGGCAGCTTGTGCAGGGCGACGTCCATCATGATCTGGTCGAAGGCCCGGTTGAGGAACGTCGAATAGATCGCCACCACCGGGTGCAGCCCGCCCATGGCCAGGCCGGCCGCCGAGGTCATCGCGTGCTGCTCAGCGATACCGACGTCGAACAGCCGGTCCGGGAAACGCTCGCCGAAGGCCGACAGCCCGGTCGGGCCCGGCATGGCGGCGGTGATCGCGACGATGTCGCGGCGCTTGGCGGCGTAGGCGATCAGCGCGTCGGAGAACACCGACGTCCAGCCCGGCGCCGAGGCCTGCGTCGCCCGCCCGGTCACCGGATCGATCACGCCGGTGGAGTGCATCTGTTCGGCCTCGTCGTTCTCCGCTGGCGGGAAGCCCATGCCCTTGCGGGTGACGACGTGCACGATCACCGGAGCGTTGAAGCCGCGGGCATGCCGCAGCGCGTTCTCCACGGCGTGCTCGTCGTGGCCGTCGATCGGACCGACGTACTTGACCCCCAGATCGGTGAACATGGCCTGCGGCGACAGCGCGTCCTTCAGCCCGGCCTTCACGCTGTGCAGGGCATGGTAGAAGACCTCGCCGAACAGCGGCATGCCCCGCACCGCGGTACGGCCCCGCCCGAGCACCCGCTCGTAGCCGGGCTGCAGCCGCAGGCCGGCCAGGTGATCGGCCAGACCGCCGATGGTGGGTGCGTAGCTGCGGCCGTTGTCGTTGACCACGATGACCACCGGACGGCGGGCCGCCGCGATGTTGTTCAGCGCCTCCCAGCACATGCCGCCGGTCAGGGCGCCGTCGCCGACGACGGCCACGACGTGGCGGTTGCGGTGCCCGGTCAACTCGAAGGCCTTGGCCAGCCCGTCGGCATAGGACAGCGCCGCCGAGGCGTGGCTGGACTCGACCCAGTCGTGTTCACTTTCAGCGCGCGCCGGATAGCCGGACAGGCCGTCCTTCATGCGCAGCGTGTCGAAGTCCGCGCTGCGGCCGGTCAACATCTTGTGCACGTAGGCCTGGTGACCGGTGTCGAAGATGATCGGGTCATGCGGAGAGTCGAAGACGCGGTGCAAAGCCAGCGTCAACTCGACGACTCCGAGATTGGGCCCCAGATGCCCACCGGTGGCAGCGACCTTGTGGATCAGGAACTGGCGAATCTCAGCGGCCAGTTCGGTCAGCTGAGCCTGCGAAAGGTGTTGCAGATCAGCGGGGCCGCGGACCTGTTCAAGCATTGGGCCAGTCTACGCACGGCCGACCGGATCAGTCCCGTCCCGACTCGTAGACATCCGGCACGCCGTCGTGGTCTCGGTCACGTGATTCCAGGATCCACACCGACCGGTAATGACGGTTTCGCAGCCGCAGCACAATGGCCGCTAACAGGGCGGCCAGCAAACTCCCCGTGAGCACCGCGACCTTGACGACATCGTCGCGCGCGGAGCCCGAATCGTAGGCCAAATCGCCGGTCAGCAGGGATACCGTGAACCCGATGCCGGCCAGCATCGACATGCCGAAGACGTCTATCCAGCGCAGTGCAGAGTCGAGGCTGGCGCGGGTGATCGCGGCCAGCACCCAGGTGGTGCCGAACACCCCGATCGTCTTGCCGACCACCAGGCCACCGACTATGCCCAGCGCGATCGGATCGCGCAGCGCTGTCACCAATCCGTCATAGCCCCCGAAGGTGACGCCGGCCGCGAAGAACGCGAACACCGGGACCGCGAACCCGGCCGACACCGGGCGCATCAGGTGCTCGAAATGCTCCGCCAGCCCGGGCCCGGCGTCGGGTCCCCCGGCGGCTTCACTGCGCAGGACCGGCACGGTGAAACCGAGCAACACCCCGGCCACCGTGGCGTGCACCCCCGACTCGTGGACGAACACCCAGGTGAGCGCCGCCAGCGGGATCAGCAGCCAGCACGCCCGGATTCGCCGCTGCACCAGGATCGCGAACAGCGTCAGCGGGATCAGCGCCACCAGCAGCGGCACAACCTTGATCTTCTCGGTGTAGAAGACCGCGATCACGGTGATCGCCAGCAGGTCGTCGACCACCGCCAGCGTCAGCAGGAAGGTGCGCAGCGCCGAGGGCAGATGGGTCGAGATGACGGCCAGCGCGGCCACCGCGAAGGCGATGTCGGTGGCGGTGGGGATCGCCCAGCCACGCACCGCGCCGTCACTGGCGTCGGCCGTGAACGCCACGAAGATCGCCGCGGGCACCACCATGCCGCCGACGGCCGCGGCGATCGGCAGCGCGGCACGCCCCGGGTCACGCAGGTCGCCGGCGACGAATTCGCGCTTGAGTTCGAGTCCGACGACGAAGAAGAAGATCGCCAGCAGCCCGTCGGCCGCCCACCCGCCGAGAGTCAGGTCGAGATGCAGCCCGAACCGGTCGGTGCCGACGTGGAAGCTGGTCAGGTTGTGGTACGACGCCGACCACGCCGAGTTGGCCCAGATCAGTGCGACCGCGGCGGCGAACAGCAGCAGCGCGCCGCCGACGGTCTCCTTGCGCAGGATCGCGGTGATGCGCGAGGTTTCCGACCAGGAGCCGCGGGAGAACAGCGCACGACGCAACAGGGGCTTTCGATCGGCCACGGTTCACCTCGCCATCGACGGGTCACGCTTCGTTGCCGACCAGACTTCCCCCGGCACTCCTTTGGGCGGTGAGTCTACTGGCCGGTGATCCTTCTCACTTCGTCAGCAGCGCGACGCATTCGACGTGGTGGGTCAGCGGAAACGAGTCGAAGACGCGGATCTGCTCGACGGTGTAGCCGGCGCGCTGATACAGCCCGACGTCACGAGAGAACGCCGCGGCCTCGCAGCCGATGTGGACCACCCGGGGCACCCCCGCGGCGGCCAGCAGCTCGACGACCTCGCGTCCGGCCCCCGAGCGCGGGGGGTCGAGCACCGCGACGTCCGCGCCACCACGCTGGGCGCCCAGCACCCGGCGCACCGAGTCGGTGACGACCTCGACCTGCGGCAGGTCTGCCAGTGCGGTGCGCGCCGAACGTGAGGCGGCCCTCGAGGTGTCCACAGTGAGCACCCGTCCGGCCTCGCCCACCACGTCGGCCAGCGCGGCGGCGAACACCCCGGCGCCGCCGTAGAGATCCCATGCGCTGGCAGCACCGCTGCCCGTCGTCCACTCGGTGACCAGCGCGCTGTACGTCGACGCCGCCGCGCGGTGGGCCTGCCAGAAACCGGTCACCGGCACCCGCCACACCCGCTGTGCGACCCGCTGCACGGTGTCGGCGGCGCCCTCCACGAGGCGGGTGCACCGCGGCGCACGGCTGGTCGCCACCACATGGCGCTGGCCGTCGTCGTCGACGACCACGTACACCTGCTCGCCGGAGTGCCACTGCGGGCCGTCGAGCCCGTCGAGCATCCCGGCCGGCAGCTGCCCGCACTGCAGATCGGTGACCAGCTCGGCGCTGTGGTAGCGGTGAAAGCCGGCCCGGCCCTCAGCGTCCACGTCCAGGCGCACCCGGGCGCGCCAGCCCAGGGCGACATCGTCGCCCACGGGTTCGGCGGCGCCCTGCCAGGCGAACTCACCGAGGCGCTCCAGCTGGTTGGCCACCACCTGACCCTTGAGAACCCGGGCGGCGTGCGGCTCGGCGAAGGCCAGGTCGCAACAGCCGGCACCGTCCACACCGGCGATCGGGCACAGCGAATCCACCCGGTCCGGCGACGGCTCGAGGACCTCGAAAGCCTCTGCGTGCCAATAGGATCCACGGTCACCGGTGATACGGACCCGTACCCGCTCCCCCGGCAGCGCATAGCGGACGAAGATCACCCGGCCCTCGTGGCGGGCCACGCAGCTGCCGCCGTTGGCCGCCGCACCAGTGCTGACAACCAGTTCGGCGGGCGCCTCGTCCGTCACTCGAGGAATCCCCGGCGTACATCGCCGGGGGCGTTCTGCATCAAATCGTGCACGCGTTCCGACGAATTCAGTTGCCACGGAACAGAAGTCACCATCACGTTAGGCATGAACAGCAGGCGGGTCTTGAGCCGTAGCGCGCTCTGGTTGTGCAGGATCTGCTCCCACCAGTGACCGACCACGTACTCCGGGATGAACACCGTGACCACCGTGCGTGGGGCTTCCTTGCTGATCCGCTTGACGTAGTCGAGAACCGGCCGGGTGACTTCCCGGTACGGGGAGGCGACGACCTTCAGCGGCACGCTGACGTCGCTGTCCTCCCACTTGTGCACCAGTTCGCGGGTCTCGGCGTCGTCGACGTTGACGGTGATCGCCTCCAGCACGTCGGGCCGGGTGGCCCTGGCGTAGGCCAGCGCCCGCAGCGTGGGCAAGTGCAGCTTGGACACCAGCACCACGGCGTGGTTGCGGCTGGGCAGCACGATCTCGCCCTGCTCGGCCTCCTGGGAGGCCAGTTCCCGCGACACCGTTTCGTAGTGGCGGTGGATCGCCTTCATCAGGACGAACAGGCTCGACATGGCGACGATCGCGATCCAGGCGCCGGCCATGAACTTGGTGACGAGCACGACGATCAGCACCACCCCGGTGGCGATGAAGCCGATGGTGTTGATCACCCGCGAGCGCATCATCCGCCGTCGGGCGGCGGTGTCGGTCTCGGTGCGCAGCAACCGGGTCCAGTGCCGCACCATGCCGATCTGGCTGAGCGTGAACGAGATGAAGACACCCACGATGTAGAGCTGGATGAGCGCGGTGACCTCGGCGCGGAAGGCGACCACGAACGCGATGGCGGCGGCGGCCAAGAACAGGATTCCGTTGGAGAACGCCAGCCGGTCACCGCGGGTGTGCAGCTGGCGCGGCAGGTAGCGGTCCTGGGCCAGGATCGAACCCAGCACCGGGAAGCCGTTGAACGCGGTGTTGGCCGCCAGCACCAAGATGAGCGCGGTAACGCCGGTGACCAGGAACAGCCCGGGCGGGAAGTTGTGGAAGATCGATTCGGCCAGCTGCGCCA is drawn from Candidatus Mycolicibacterium alkanivorans and contains these coding sequences:
- a CDS encoding ribonuclease D, giving the protein MDEFDDGALDEAPEATDDEAAEATPLLQPTEGVPPVSVSTNEIAAAADKLASGTGPFAVDAERASGFRYSNRAYLIQIRRTGAGTVLIDPVNHGGSPIDVLKPVADVLAEDEWILHAADQDLPCLAEVGLRPPSLYDTELAGRLAGFERVNLAAMVQRLLGLGLAKGHGAADWSKRPLPPAWLNYAALDVEVLIALRESVAGVLGQQDKSHWAAEEFEYLRRAEAQITRRDRWRRTSGIHKVRTRRGLAAVRELWTVRDQIARRRDIAPGRILPDSAIVAAALADPKTVEELTKLPIFGGTKQRRSAQVWMTALEAARTNPEPPDTNEPQNGPPPAVRWAKRKPEATARLDAARAALAELSARVSVPTENLVSPDLVRRLCWDWVGGDQATVDAFLREGGARSWQRNLVVPVLAQALTTPGEQT
- a CDS encoding class I SAM-dependent RNA methyltransferase, with the translated sequence MPRVTDEAPAELVVSTGAAANGGSCVARHEGRVIFVRYALPGERVRVRITGDRGSYWHAEAFEVLEPSPDRVDSLCPIAGVDGAGCCDLAFAEPHAARVLKGQVVANQLERLGEFAWQGAAEPVGDDVALGWRARVRLDVDAEGRAGFHRYHSAELVTDLQCGQLPAGMLDGLDGPQWHSGEQVYVVVDDDGQRHVVATSRAPRCTRLVEGAADTVQRVAQRVWRVPVTGFWQAHRAAASTYSALVTEWTTGSGAASAWDLYGGAGVFAAALADVVGEAGRVLTVDTSRAASRSARTALADLPQVEVVTDSVRRVLGAQRGGADVAVLDPPRSGAGREVVELLAAAGVPRVVHIGCEAAAFSRDVGLYQRAGYTVEQIRVFDSFPLTHHVECVALLTK
- a CDS encoding APC family permease translates to MALVSKLSTAARRLVLGQPFRSDKLSHTLLPKRIALPVFASDAMSSVAYAPEEIFLVLSVAGLAAYSMAPWIGVAVALVMLVVVASYRQNVHAYPSGGGDYEVVTTNLGGTAGLTVASALLVDYVLTVAVSMASAMSNIGSAVPFIAHHKVAFAVAAIVLLTAANLRGIRESGTAFAIPTYAFMVAMFLMLLWGFIQIHVLGHHLRAESAGFDLRSEHGDVMGLALVFLVARSFSSGCAALTGVEAISNGVPAFRKPKSKNAATTLAMLGGIAVTLFIGMIVLTLDIGAKVAERPDEQLIGAPAGYQQKTLVAQLAESIFHNFPPGLFLVTGVTALILVLAANTAFNGFPVLGSILAQDRYLPRQLHTRGDRLAFSNGILFLAAAAIAFVVAFRAEVTALIQLYIVGVFISFTLSQIGMVRHWTRLLRTETDTAARRRMMRSRVINTIGFIATGVVLIVVLVTKFMAGAWIAIVAMSSLFVLMKAIHRHYETVSRELASQEAEQGEIVLPSRNHAVVLVSKLHLPTLRALAYARATRPDVLEAITVNVDDAETRELVHKWEDSDVSVPLKVVASPYREVTRPVLDYVKRISKEAPRTVVTVFIPEYVVGHWWEQILHNQSALRLKTRLLFMPNVMVTSVPWQLNSSERVHDLMQNAPGDVRRGFLE
- the nhaA gene encoding Na+/H+ antiporter NhaA, translating into MADRKPLLRRALFSRGSWSETSRITAILRKETVGGALLLFAAAVALIWANSAWSASYHNLTSFHVGTDRFGLHLDLTLGGWAADGLLAIFFFVVGLELKREFVAGDLRDPGRAALPIAAAVGGMVVPAAIFVAFTADASDGAVRGWAIPTATDIAFAVAALAVISTHLPSALRTFLLTLAVVDDLLAITVIAVFYTEKIKVVPLLVALIPLTLFAILVQRRIRACWLLIPLAALTWVFVHESGVHATVAGVLLGFTVPVLRSEAAGGPDAGPGLAEHFEHLMRPVSAGFAVPVFAFFAAGVTFGGYDGLVTALRDPIALGIVGGLVVGKTIGVFGTTWVLAAITRASLDSALRWIDVFGMSMLAGIGFTVSLLTGDLAYDSGSARDDVVKVAVLTGSLLAALLAAIVLRLRNRHYRSVWILESRDRDHDGVPDVYESGRD
- the dxs gene encoding 1-deoxy-D-xylulose-5-phosphate synthase, translating into MLEQVRGPADLQHLSQAQLTELAAEIRQFLIHKVAATGGHLGPNLGVVELTLALHRVFDSPHDPIIFDTGHQAYVHKMLTGRSADFDTLRMKDGLSGYPARAESEHDWVESSHASAALSYADGLAKAFELTGHRNRHVVAVVGDGALTGGMCWEALNNIAAARRPVVIVVNDNGRSYAPTIGGLADHLAGLRLQPGYERVLGRGRTAVRGMPLFGEVFYHALHSVKAGLKDALSPQAMFTDLGVKYVGPIDGHDEHAVENALRHARGFNAPVIVHVVTRKGMGFPPAENDEAEQMHSTGVIDPVTGRATQASAPGWTSVFSDALIAYAAKRRDIVAITAAMPGPTGLSAFGERFPDRLFDVGIAEQHAMTSAAGLAMGGLHPVVAIYSTFLNRAFDQIMMDVALHKLPVTMVLDRAGVTGNDGASHNGMWDLSVLNIVPGIRVAAPRDGARLREELGEALDVNDGPTAIRFPKGAVGNDIPALERVSGVDVLARPADGLGNDVLLVAVGSFTSMALRVAERLRNQGIGVTVVDPRWVIPVPAALHPLAKAHKLVVTVEDNGVRGGVGSSVSAVLRAAEIDVPCRDIGVPQQFLDHAARGEVLEEVGLTEQNIARQVTGWVAALGSLDESVSEQVD